A single genomic interval of Eleutherodactylus coqui strain aEleCoq1 chromosome 3, aEleCoq1.hap1, whole genome shotgun sequence harbors:
- the BSND gene encoding barttin produces the protein MAEDKTFRYGLIVLGFFLIMIGMFIMSADKPQIYITFCCIGVLLVCVGITWSICQCYPKITFVPVDLESVPFPEKSPAFSDTPQKPWSTTPYTSSKDAERYEATLPSYEQIQIKVEELGEDNLVGSAPPFPSAMVRHSQAKVEAKVEIHRNSICKEESMMAEASCQSAPLACLKEDTRLTTSDDGKSSSSSLHSTDDLQNERPEVRNSTVCLQGPISGEGIDLIDAPICEGTKVTLSCEAKSECYQHLHQDGGDEPRFASLTPGPTQDSETDDLYYGMKDETEVLMPGDESDFEH, from the exons ATGGCAGAGGATAAAACCTTCCGCTACGGGCTGATTGTCCTGGGATTTTTCCTGATTATGATTGGCATGTTCATTATGAGTGCGGATAAACCCCAGATATACATCACATTCTGCTGTATAGGGGTGTTACTGGTGTGCGTGGGGATCACTTGGAGCATCTGTCAGTGCTACCCCAAG ATCACATTTGTCCCGGTGGATCTGGAAAGTGTCCCCTTCCCGGAGAAGTCTCCTGCGTTCTCTGATACCCCTCAGAAGCCATG GTCCACCACACCTTACACAAGCAGTAAAGATGCAGAACGCTATGAAGCCACTTTGCCATCCTATGAACAAATTCAGATCAAAGTGGAGGAGCTCGGAGAAGACAATTTAGTTGGATCAGCTCCACCTTTCCCGTCGGCAATGGTGAGACATTCACAAGCCAAGGTTGAAGCCAAGGTAGAGATACACAGGAATTCAATCTGCAAAGAGGAGAGCATGATGGCTGAAGCCAGCTG CCAATCTGCACCACTTGCCTGTCTTAAAGAAGACACCAGACTGACAACATCTGATGATGGTAAAAGTAGTTCTTCGTCTCTTCACAGCACTGATGACTTGCAGAATGAAAGGCCAGAAGTGAGGAACTCTACTGTTTGCTTACAAGGTCCCATCTCCGGGGAAGGAATTGACCTCATAGATGCACCTATATGTGAGGGAACTAAAGTCACGTTGTCCTGTGAGGCAAAAAGTGAATGCTATCAGCATCTCCACCAAGATGGTGGAGATGAACCAAGGTTTGCCTCATTGACACCAGGTCCTACTCAGGACTCTGAGACTGATGATCTCTATTATGGAATGAAGGATGAGACGGAGGTGTTAATGCCAGGAGACGAATCAGACTTTGAACATTGA